One genomic region from Nocardia vinacea encodes:
- a CDS encoding cupin domain-containing protein — protein sequence MNENTVISPVRRIVTGHDENGRSIIVSDDACPNVFASEDVPGFGASVAWMTEPGDISNAGNEDTAAADTQVPMYPKAGGSIFRIATFPPDAAYSDQASTTLFSEFGGEHARAAAEEDARHFWFHRTDSLDYGIVLDGEIWLMTDEGECLMKAGDVVVQRGTSHSWSNRSDKPCRMAFILLGSLPLFDEAQP from the coding sequence ATGAATGAGAACACCGTGATTTCGCCCGTTCGCCGCATCGTGACCGGTCACGATGAGAACGGCCGATCGATTATCGTCAGCGACGACGCCTGTCCGAATGTCTTTGCCTCCGAGGATGTTCCGGGCTTCGGTGCGAGCGTCGCCTGGATGACCGAACCCGGCGACATCTCCAATGCTGGCAATGAGGACACGGCCGCCGCCGACACGCAGGTGCCCATGTACCCCAAGGCCGGCGGCAGCATCTTCCGGATCGCCACCTTCCCGCCGGACGCCGCCTACAGCGACCAGGCGTCGACGACGCTGTTCAGTGAGTTCGGCGGGGAGCACGCCCGCGCCGCGGCTGAGGAGGACGCCCGGCACTTCTGGTTCCACCGCACCGATTCCCTCGACTACGGCATCGTGCTCGACGGCGAGATCTGGCTGATGACCGACGAGGGCGAGTGCCTGATGAAGGCCGGGGATGTCGTCGTCCAGCGTGGCACCAGCCATTCGTGGTCCAACCGCAGCGACAAGCCGTGCCGGATGGCGTTCATTCTGCTCGGCTCGCTGCCGCTGTTCGACGAGGCGCAGCCGTGA
- a CDS encoding fumarylacetoacetate hydrolase family protein encodes MKLGRISRSTPDGDQTRLVAVEPDRDRVVDLAQAYRIARQRGSASTAAALRLAAAYFPSSMSAAIAAGPAFLDAAHWAVEQAADDASLPIGEVDWQSAVDPPVIRDGLTFPLHMQQFHEKVGGGLPNPQLFKTPGYFKGSTGVVYGHDQEVPYPGYSEFVDYELEIGLIVGGYGSNLTPDEAQANLFGLTIFNDFSARDVQGPEMGMGMGPQKCKDFAYGIGPWITTMDEIGDFDAITGSVRVNGEEWSSTKAEGMIYTPAELLAYVSIGDNLQPGDLIGSGTLPNGSGLEIDKKLRPGDVVELEISGVGVLRNRLSAEPVTAPWWPEPRQYPFGATTA; translated from the coding sequence ATGAAGCTCGGCCGAATCTCTCGTTCGACGCCGGACGGCGACCAAACCAGGCTCGTAGCGGTCGAACCCGACCGGGATCGCGTGGTGGATCTGGCCCAGGCGTACCGCATCGCTCGTCAGCGCGGCTCGGCCTCCACGGCGGCGGCACTGCGGCTCGCGGCGGCGTACTTTCCGTCGAGCATGTCCGCCGCGATCGCGGCGGGTCCGGCGTTTCTCGATGCCGCGCACTGGGCGGTGGAGCAGGCCGCCGATGACGCGTCGCTGCCCATCGGTGAGGTCGACTGGCAGTCTGCGGTCGACCCGCCGGTGATCCGCGACGGCCTGACCTTCCCGCTGCATATGCAGCAGTTCCACGAGAAGGTCGGTGGCGGACTGCCGAACCCGCAGTTGTTCAAGACTCCGGGCTACTTCAAGGGGTCCACCGGCGTCGTATACGGCCACGACCAGGAAGTGCCTTACCCGGGTTACTCCGAATTCGTCGACTACGAGCTCGAAATCGGGTTGATCGTCGGCGGCTACGGCAGCAACCTCACGCCCGACGAGGCGCAGGCCAACCTGTTCGGCCTCACCATCTTCAACGACTTCAGCGCGCGCGATGTGCAGGGACCTGAGATGGGGATGGGCATGGGCCCGCAGAAGTGCAAGGACTTCGCCTACGGCATCGGCCCGTGGATCACCACCATGGACGAGATCGGTGACTTCGACGCCATCACCGGGTCCGTCCGCGTCAATGGTGAGGAGTGGTCCAGCACCAAGGCCGAGGGCATGATCTACACCCCCGCCGAACTGCTGGCTTACGTCTCCATCGGCGACAACCTGCAGCCGGGCGATCTCATCGGTTCGGGCACGCTGCCCAATGGCTCCGGCCTCGAAATCGACAAAAAGTTGCGACCCGGCGATGTCGTCGAACTCGAGATCAGCGGTGTCGGGGTGCTACGTAACCGGCTGAGCGCCGAACCCGTGACCGCGCCGTGGTGGCCCGAACCGCGTCAGTACCCCTTCGGCGCGACCACAGCCTGA
- a CDS encoding TetR/AcrR family transcriptional regulator: MAVRSESSRQAILDATMDLLVRDKRRATTVQKLTIEMIAKRAKVSKATIYRWWPNKAAVVIDAFMEDHLPQVRIPENLPVRQALETHVKSLVSRYAGPQGRLIAQIVAEGQYDPATLADFKTRFWNDRYAAVDKLIRRGVDEGLFRADLEPGDAAEMIYAPIYFHLLFGTGPLDDSLAERLVDQAIRGLAATGTPD, from the coding sequence GTGGCTGTACGAAGCGAATCGAGTCGACAGGCGATCCTGGACGCGACGATGGATCTCTTGGTCCGGGATAAGAGACGGGCGACGACCGTCCAGAAGCTGACCATCGAGATGATCGCCAAGCGGGCGAAGGTCAGTAAGGCGACCATCTACCGGTGGTGGCCCAACAAAGCCGCCGTGGTGATAGACGCCTTCATGGAGGATCATCTGCCGCAGGTCCGTATTCCGGAGAATCTGCCGGTGCGCCAGGCGCTCGAAACACATGTGAAATCACTGGTTTCGCGGTACGCCGGACCGCAGGGGCGGTTGATCGCCCAGATCGTCGCCGAGGGGCAATACGACCCGGCTACCCTCGCCGATTTCAAGACCCGGTTCTGGAACGACCGATACGCCGCAGTGGACAAGTTGATACGACGCGGGGTCGACGAAGGTCTGTTCCGTGCCGATCTCGAACCGGGCGATGCGGCCGAGATGATCTACGCGCCGATCTACTTCCACCTTCTGTTCGGCACCGGCCCGCTCGACGATTCCCTCGCCGAGCGGCTCGTCGACCAAGCCATCCGCGGACTCGCGGCGACTGGTACCCCGGACTGA
- the fahA gene encoding fumarylacetoacetase — MTNTWAPVPEGSGFGIDNLPYGIFSPSDVGSRVGVRIGDHVLDLRAALGDQVFERASLNDFMARGRDYWTATRRRIIDLLTDPTQRVRAAEILHPLDQVTLHLPIEVADYVDFYASEHHATNLGTMFRPDSAALLPNWKHLPVGYHGRAGTIIASGTPVTRPSGQRKAPADPSPVFGPSARLDIEVEVGYVVGTPSELGKPVSTKEFTDHVFGVCLVNDWSARDIQAWEYVPLGPFLGKSFATSISPWIVPLDALAAARVPTPQQDPAPLPYLEEPEPWGLDLRLEFVLNGHTVSRPPYAQMYWSPAQMLSHMTVNGASLRTGDLFASGTVSGPEANQRGSLIELTWNGTEPLHLPDGRTRTFLEDGDLVTLSGSATGPSGSPISLGEVTARIQPPEAARS; from the coding sequence GTGACCAACACCTGGGCGCCGGTGCCCGAGGGCTCCGGCTTCGGAATCGACAACCTGCCCTACGGGATCTTCTCACCATCCGATGTAGGTTCCCGCGTCGGAGTCCGGATCGGCGATCATGTGCTCGATCTCCGGGCGGCTCTGGGTGATCAGGTTTTCGAGAGGGCCTCGCTGAACGACTTCATGGCGAGGGGGCGGGACTACTGGACAGCGACCCGCCGCCGGATCATCGACCTACTCACCGATCCGACGCAACGAGTCCGCGCTGCCGAGATTCTGCATCCGCTGGATCAGGTCACCCTGCACTTGCCGATCGAGGTCGCCGATTACGTCGACTTCTATGCCAGCGAGCACCATGCCACCAATCTCGGCACCATGTTCCGCCCGGATTCGGCTGCGCTGCTGCCGAATTGGAAGCACCTGCCGGTCGGCTACCACGGCCGGGCAGGCACGATCATCGCTTCCGGCACCCCGGTGACCCGCCCGTCCGGGCAGCGCAAGGCACCGGCGGACCCCTCGCCGGTCTTCGGCCCTTCGGCGCGGCTCGATATCGAGGTCGAGGTCGGCTATGTCGTCGGCACCCCGAGCGAGCTCGGAAAACCGGTGTCCACCAAGGAATTCACCGACCATGTATTCGGTGTATGCCTGGTCAACGACTGGTCGGCTCGCGATATCCAGGCCTGGGAGTACGTGCCGCTGGGGCCGTTCCTGGGCAAGTCGTTCGCCACCTCGATCTCGCCGTGGATCGTCCCACTGGACGCGCTGGCCGCTGCGCGAGTGCCGACGCCGCAGCAGGATCCGGCACCGCTGCCGTACCTCGAGGAGCCCGAGCCCTGGGGTTTGGATCTGCGACTCGAGTTCGTACTGAACGGACACACCGTATCCCGGCCACCGTACGCGCAGATGTATTGGTCTCCGGCACAGATGCTTTCGCATATGACGGTCAACGGTGCGAGCCTGCGCACCGGTGATCTGTTCGCCTCGGGCACGGTGTCCGGGCCGGAGGCGAATCAGCGCGGCTCGCTCATCGAGCTCACCTGGAATGGCACCGAGCCTTTGCATCTGCCCGACGGCCGCACCCGTACCTTCCTGGAAGACGGCGATCTCGTGACACTGAGTGGATCCGCGACCGGCCCGTCCGGTTCGCCGATCAGTCTCGGTGAGGTCACCGCCCGTATCCAACCGCCGGAAGCGGCGCGGTCCTAG
- a CDS encoding homogentisate 1,2-dioxygenase, producing the protein MAYYRQVGQIPPKRHTQFRTANGALYYEELMGEEGFSSDSSLLYHRRIPSAIREATVWEPGDLSLTPNHPLVPRHLLLPALFPGAEWNSVDVVTGRRLVLGNDDVRISYVVAGQVSPLYRNAIGDECVYIESGTGIVETAFGAMPVRKGDYVILPRATTHRWLPEPGKPLRSYVIEANGHIAPPKQYLSRFGQLLEHAPYCERDLHGPAGPLLSEETDVEVLVKHRGPNGIAGTRYLVPHHPFDVVGWDGCLYPYTFNISDFEPITGRVHQPPPVHQVFEGNNFVICNFVPRKVDYHPLSVPVPYYHSNVDSDEVMFYCGGDYEARKGTGIGQGSISLHPGGHAHGPQPGAVERSLGKEFFDELAVMVDTFRPLQLGEGGVASDDGVYAGSWTRATS; encoded by the coding sequence ATGGCGTACTACCGCCAGGTGGGGCAGATTCCGCCCAAACGACACACCCAGTTCCGCACCGCCAATGGTGCGCTGTACTACGAGGAGTTGATGGGAGAGGAGGGCTTCTCCAGCGACTCGTCGCTGCTGTACCACCGGCGCATCCCCTCGGCGATCCGGGAAGCGACCGTCTGGGAACCTGGTGACCTCTCGTTGACTCCCAATCACCCACTCGTACCGCGGCATCTACTGTTGCCTGCGTTGTTTCCGGGTGCCGAGTGGAACTCGGTCGACGTGGTCACCGGTCGTCGGTTGGTGCTGGGCAATGACGACGTCCGCATCTCCTACGTCGTCGCCGGGCAGGTATCGCCGTTGTACCGCAACGCCATCGGCGACGAGTGCGTGTACATCGAATCGGGCACCGGCATAGTGGAGACGGCGTTCGGGGCGATGCCAGTGCGGAAGGGCGACTACGTGATCCTGCCCCGGGCGACCACGCATCGGTGGCTGCCGGAACCCGGAAAACCCTTGCGCTCCTACGTAATCGAGGCGAACGGTCATATCGCTCCGCCCAAGCAATATCTGTCGCGCTTCGGTCAACTGCTCGAACACGCTCCGTACTGCGAACGAGATCTGCACGGCCCCGCCGGGCCGCTCCTGTCGGAGGAGACCGACGTCGAAGTCCTTGTCAAACACCGGGGACCCAATGGGATCGCGGGTACGCGATATCTGGTTCCGCACCACCCGTTCGACGTTGTCGGCTGGGACGGTTGCCTTTACCCGTACACCTTCAATATCTCCGACTTCGAGCCGATCACCGGCCGCGTGCACCAGCCCCCGCCGGTGCACCAGGTGTTCGAGGGAAACAACTTCGTCATCTGCAACTTCGTGCCGCGCAAGGTTGACTACCACCCGCTGTCGGTACCGGTGCCCTACTACCACTCCAATGTCGACTCCGATGAGGTGATGTTCTACTGCGGCGGCGACTACGAGGCGCGCAAGGGCACCGGAATCGGGCAGGGATCGATATCACTGCACCCGGGCGGGCACGCGCACGGACCGCAGCCCGGTGCGGTCGAGCGCAGCCTCGGCAAGGAGTTCTTCGACGAACTCGCCGTCATGGTCGACACCTTCCGGCCCTTGCAGCTCGGTGAGGGCGGCGTGGCCTCCGATGACGGCGTCTACGCCGGCAGTTGGACGAGGGCGACATCATGA
- a CDS encoding FAD-dependent monooxygenase, with translation MTTDKTVAVIGNGPVGQTAALLLARWGIPVIVLDARPQRDEIGSKAICQQRDVLDVWESIGAGRRIAEEGVTWTTARTFYHDRELFSYDLPDSGKSAFPAFVNISQTRTEQILDEAIAASDLIKVRWGHTVTEIEQDETGVRLRCSTATGDATVEAAYTVACAGPRSDDIRAGLGVSFGGESFEDRFLICDIRVDLPDWATERRFYFDPEWNPGRQVLIHPCPDSTFRVDWQVPGDYDIDAEQASGALNARIRRIIGDADYEVVWKSVYRFHSRVVDRMRVGRVLLAGDCAHLVSPFGARGLNSGVADAENAAWKLAFVLNGWAPAELLESYHVERHAAALENIEVTTDTMNFLVPRDDRRRRVRRDTLERAAMDSTACAAVDSGRLSEPFWYVASPLTTPDPGRPFRGRPPRGTVPPPAPGIIVPDAPVALPDGGRGRLRELARDGLLLLAGPDVDVQTLARCATAATPAPIRVLEIAAIDGDGTLTAALRSEPGEVWLLRPDAYIAAALLDPSVEELAGAIRRADGSTAEITVVA, from the coding sequence GTGACAACCGATAAGACGGTCGCCGTCATCGGCAATGGGCCGGTAGGTCAGACGGCCGCCCTGCTGCTGGCCCGCTGGGGCATCCCCGTGATCGTGCTGGACGCCCGGCCGCAGCGCGACGAGATCGGCTCCAAGGCGATCTGCCAGCAGCGCGACGTGCTCGATGTGTGGGAATCCATCGGCGCCGGACGCCGAATCGCGGAAGAGGGCGTCACCTGGACCACAGCCCGGACCTTCTACCATGATCGCGAACTGTTCTCCTATGACCTGCCGGATTCCGGCAAGTCGGCTTTCCCCGCGTTCGTCAATATTTCGCAGACCCGTACCGAGCAGATCCTTGACGAAGCCATCGCGGCGTCCGATCTGATCAAGGTGCGTTGGGGTCATACCGTCACCGAGATAGAGCAGGACGAGACCGGCGTCCGCCTCCGCTGCTCGACCGCGACCGGCGACGCGACCGTCGAAGCGGCATACACCGTCGCCTGCGCCGGTCCGCGCAGCGACGATATTCGCGCCGGGCTCGGCGTCTCCTTCGGTGGTGAATCTTTCGAGGACCGATTCCTGATCTGCGATATCCGGGTCGATCTGCCGGACTGGGCCACCGAACGCCGCTTCTACTTCGACCCGGAATGGAACCCGGGGCGGCAGGTACTCATTCATCCCTGCCCCGACTCGACGTTCCGTGTCGACTGGCAGGTGCCCGGCGACTACGACATCGACGCTGAGCAAGCCAGTGGCGCGTTGAACGCGCGAATTCGCCGGATCATCGGCGACGCGGACTACGAGGTCGTATGGAAATCGGTGTACCGCTTCCACTCTCGTGTCGTTGACCGCATGCGGGTGGGTCGAGTGCTGCTGGCCGGCGACTGCGCTCACCTTGTGTCGCCGTTCGGTGCGCGCGGGCTCAACTCCGGTGTCGCCGATGCCGAGAACGCCGCGTGGAAACTGGCTTTCGTACTCAACGGCTGGGCACCGGCGGAACTGCTGGAGAGCTACCACGTCGAAAGGCATGCGGCGGCACTGGAGAACATCGAGGTCACTACCGACACCATGAACTTTCTGGTGCCGCGTGATGATCGCCGGCGTCGGGTACGTCGCGACACCCTCGAACGCGCGGCGATGGATTCGACGGCCTGCGCGGCGGTCGATTCAGGTCGGCTGTCCGAACCGTTCTGGTACGTCGCTTCGCCGCTGACCACCCCGGATCCAGGCCGGCCCTTCCGCGGTCGGCCGCCGCGTGGCACGGTGCCGCCGCCCGCTCCGGGCATTATCGTGCCCGACGCGCCGGTCGCACTGCCCGACGGCGGGCGTGGGCGGCTGCGGGAACTCGCTCGCGACGGGTTGCTGCTATTGGCTGGACCGGATGTGGATGTGCAGACCCTGGCGCGGTGCGCGACGGCCGCCACCCCCGCACCGATTCGGGTGCTGGAGATCGCGGCCATCGATGGTGACGGGACACTCACTGCCGCATTGCGATCCGAACCCGGCGAAGTCTGGCTGTTGCGGCCCGACGCGTACATTGCCGCGGCACTGCTCGACCCGAGTGTCGAGGAACTGGCGGGGGCGATTCGGCGGGCCGATGGTTCGACGGCCGAGATCACCGTGGTGGCCTGA
- a CDS encoding MBL fold metallo-hydrolase, which translates to MTTKAFASSADLGEKVQTLEVLADGVYALTAEGDPNIGAIEGEDFVVCFEALATPVAARHWLAKLREHTDKPVKYLILSHYHAVRTLGASAYDAQVVIAHDNTRKLIAERGQQDWDSEYGRMPRLFKEPDTIPGLAWPTQTFSESVTIDLGGDRGELQLKFLGRGHTEGDIVAWLPQHKILFAGDLVEAEAALYTGDAFHREWATDTLDAVKALGAEQLIGGRGATARGREACDAAIEQTRHFLHVMLTEVGTVHQRGGTMKEAFEATHAALFDRYGHWPIFEHCLPFDVSRVWDELSGIERPVIWTAERDREVWNQLQN; encoded by the coding sequence ATGACCACGAAGGCTTTCGCCTCGTCGGCGGATCTCGGCGAGAAGGTGCAGACGCTCGAGGTGCTCGCCGACGGTGTGTACGCGCTGACCGCCGAGGGTGACCCCAATATCGGCGCGATCGAGGGGGAGGATTTCGTCGTCTGCTTCGAGGCTCTGGCCACGCCGGTCGCGGCGCGCCATTGGCTGGCCAAGCTGCGTGAGCACACCGACAAGCCGGTCAAATATCTGATCCTGTCGCACTATCACGCGGTGCGAACGCTCGGCGCCAGCGCCTACGACGCGCAAGTGGTCATTGCGCATGACAACACACGCAAGCTCATCGCCGAACGCGGACAACAGGATTGGGATTCCGAATACGGACGCATGCCGCGGCTTTTCAAGGAGCCCGACACCATTCCCGGACTGGCCTGGCCCACCCAGACCTTCTCCGAATCGGTCACCATCGACCTCGGCGGCGACCGCGGCGAACTACAGCTGAAGTTCCTGGGCCGCGGGCACACCGAGGGCGACATCGTGGCCTGGCTGCCCCAGCACAAGATCCTGTTCGCCGGTGACCTGGTCGAGGCCGAAGCTGCGCTGTACACCGGCGACGCCTTCCACCGTGAATGGGCCACCGACACCCTCGACGCCGTCAAAGCACTGGGCGCGGAGCAGCTCATCGGTGGCCGCGGCGCGACCGCGCGGGGACGTGAAGCGTGCGATGCCGCGATCGAGCAGACCCGGCACTTCCTGCACGTCATGCTGACCGAGGTGGGCACGGTGCACCAGCGTGGCGGCACCATGAAGGAGGCGTTCGAAGCCACCCACGCCGCACTGTTCGACCGTTATGGGCATTGGCCGATTTTCGAACACTGCCTGCCGTTCGACGTCTCCCGCGTGTGGGACGAGCTGTCCGGCATCGAACGGCCGGTCATCTGGACCGCCGAACGTGACCGTGAAGTCTGGAACCAGCTGCAGAACTGA
- a CDS encoding MarR family winged helix-turn-helix transcriptional regulator: MTTAPESPSDLDYLTFVDYAVDKANRELPQVDPTAMRMVLTLHRVTSALVYDLESSVHRPRGWSWPGFRILFVLWLAGPTEAKRVAELSGNSRATVSALVNTLERDGLVTREKAEHDRRAVQITLTDRGLDAITDAFREHNRRESAWAGTLTKPEQTIFIGLLEKLMHGMTEVAEKRRS, translated from the coding sequence ATGACCACCGCTCCGGAATCCCCCAGCGACCTCGACTACCTGACCTTCGTCGACTACGCGGTGGACAAGGCCAATCGGGAACTCCCCCAGGTCGACCCGACGGCGATGCGGATGGTGCTGACGCTGCACCGGGTGACCAGCGCGCTGGTCTACGACCTGGAATCCTCGGTGCACCGGCCGCGCGGCTGGAGCTGGCCCGGCTTCCGCATCCTCTTCGTGCTGTGGCTGGCCGGTCCCACCGAGGCCAAGCGCGTGGCCGAACTTTCCGGCAACAGCCGGGCCACGGTGTCGGCACTGGTCAACACCCTGGAACGCGATGGCCTGGTGACCCGGGAAAAGGCCGAGCACGATCGGCGGGCGGTGCAGATCACACTGACCGATCGCGGCCTCGACGCCATCACCGACGCCTTCCGTGAGCACAATCGGCGCGAAAGCGCCTGGGCCGGAACCCTGACCAAACCGGAGCAGACGATCTTCATCGGCCTATTGGAGAAGCTCATGCACGGCATGACCGAGGTGGCCGAGAAGCGCCGCAGCTGA
- a CDS encoding TetR/AcrR family transcriptional regulator, whose translation MRADAVRNHRRILDAAAQLLAERGLEVTLDDIAAAADIGVGTVYRRYPNKRALVIELFVAQLDEIVDTAEAAVLDPNPWYGLTRFVELTCEMVAGNRGFATVMTELQDGAILFEEHRERLLPAVEALLRRGKAAGSVRPEVELADVLAVIGMVHAIAAWTGPVDPDNWRRYLIFLLNGIRTATEPELPLTTPALTEEQMNEARVALVRRRK comes from the coding sequence ATGCGGGCCGACGCCGTACGAAATCATCGAAGAATTCTGGACGCCGCCGCGCAGTTGCTCGCCGAACGTGGTCTCGAGGTCACTCTCGACGACATCGCCGCCGCGGCGGATATCGGGGTGGGAACGGTCTACCGGCGCTACCCGAACAAGCGTGCGTTGGTCATCGAACTGTTCGTGGCGCAGCTCGACGAGATCGTCGATACGGCCGAGGCGGCGGTCCTCGATCCGAATCCGTGGTACGGATTGACGCGATTCGTGGAACTGACCTGTGAAATGGTGGCGGGGAACCGCGGTTTCGCCACGGTTATGACCGAATTGCAGGACGGCGCAATCCTTTTCGAGGAGCATCGGGAGAGGCTGCTACCGGCCGTGGAGGCACTGCTGCGGCGAGGCAAAGCGGCCGGATCGGTACGGCCAGAGGTGGAGTTGGCCGACGTCCTCGCCGTCATCGGGATGGTCCACGCCATCGCGGCGTGGACCGGCCCGGTCGATCCGGACAACTGGCGGCGATATCTGATCTTCCTGCTCAACGGAATACGGACTGCGACCGAACCCGAACTGCCGCTGACCACACCGGCGCTGACCGAGGAACAGATGAATGAGGCCCGAGTCGCGCTGGTGCGGCGGCGGAAATAG
- a CDS encoding GntR family transcriptional regulator, producing MAQVPESQRVRDALENAVVDGHYRPGERLDPARLEREFGCSRTPVREALQALERSGLVQIRPKQGTYVTELSISELAERFEVMAELEGMAARLSAGRIEKESLDELERTLRECEDHATTGDADSYYYANAAFHGIVYDSCGNEYLRQQAYSLKRALQPYRRLQLRVPDRMRRSLAEHREIADAIAAGDAENAENAARDHVLVQVKEFSQLVRTWRQLSGSGHNGR from the coding sequence ATGGCTCAAGTCCCCGAATCCCAGCGCGTACGAGATGCGCTCGAGAACGCCGTCGTCGACGGGCACTATCGGCCCGGTGAACGCCTGGACCCGGCACGGCTCGAGCGGGAGTTCGGTTGCTCCCGCACACCGGTCCGTGAAGCTCTCCAAGCCCTGGAACGCTCCGGACTGGTACAAATCCGCCCCAAGCAGGGCACGTACGTCACCGAGCTGAGCATCTCCGAGCTGGCCGAACGCTTCGAAGTCATGGCCGAACTCGAGGGTATGGCCGCACGGCTGTCCGCCGGCCGCATCGAGAAAGAGTCGCTGGACGAGCTCGAACGCACCTTGCGGGAATGCGAGGACCATGCGACGACCGGCGACGCCGACAGCTACTACTACGCCAATGCCGCATTCCACGGCATCGTCTACGACTCCTGCGGCAACGAGTATCTACGGCAGCAGGCCTATTCGCTCAAACGAGCCCTGCAGCCGTACCGGCGGTTGCAGCTGCGGGTGCCGGATCGCATGCGACGTTCCTTGGCCGAGCATCGTGAGATCGCGGACGCCATCGCCGCAGGCGACGCCGAGAACGCCGAGAACGCCGCCCGCGACCACGTGCTCGTTCAGGTCAAGGAGTTCAGCCAACTGGTACGGACGTGGCGACAACTCAGCGGGTCTGGACATAACGGGCGATGA